From a single Sebastes umbrosus isolate fSebUmb1 chromosome 17, fSebUmb1.pri, whole genome shotgun sequence genomic region:
- the LOC119475744 gene encoding uncharacterized protein LOC119475744 isoform X1 yields MTDQAYSNCCCFFSPQSYRMEPKFRRRGDGHASLFDTEEAKRVKGENRPWVRALSPERVKESAKMAVLRRGGDPENMQHVLGQHQMQFGIFRGQTFHWVAENALGYAGYVVASMSEESGSSDSHNNLANKRAFQGYISHYPAGRYAIQVKREVRSARGQSQPATAAAATSTQPPSSSPRPSASLRAATSTQLLSTSPQPPSTSPQPSASLRAAATSTSSRLSSVPVSSLRSLLIGKGKSQHSIEKSVKRLFAPQKIQPSVPALCPAGSTTAPLLETVKSEPTDSELLLAAEQIQSEIAHTRICLPAGWIPALPEIDQRWIAKTLFRWSRFNQPELDPAKLDRMWWYPPLRSLTSSAIPALEQFFGHPLFLWMPRKLWRVRLLCPHPDCGKSELTSAGLHQKVRQVVGVSSSYYLASE; encoded by the exons ATGACAGACCAAGCATATTctaactgttgttgttttttttccccccaatcaTACAGAATGGAGCCTAAATTTAGGAGGAGGGGGGATGGCCACGCTAGCCTCTTTGACACAGAGGAAGCAAAAAGAGTTAAGGGGGAGAACAGGCCATGGGTGCGGGCTCTGTCGCCTGAGAGGGTGAAAGAGTCTGCAAAGATGGCTGTTCTGCGTCGCGGTGGAGACCCGGAGAATATGCAGCATGTCCTGGGCCAACATCAGATGCAGTTTGGGATTTTCAGGGGCCAAACTTTTCACTGGGTGGCAGAAAATGCGTTGGGGTATGCAGGTTATGTGGTGGCATCAATGTCAGAGGAGTCAGGAAGCTCTGATTCACACAACAACCTCGCCAACAAAAGAGCCTTCCAGGGGTACATCTCACATTATCCTGCAGGCCGTTATGCCATCCAGGTCAAGCGGGAGGTGAGATCCGCTAGAGGCCAGAGCCAAcctgccactgctgctgctgccacctccACACAGCCGCCCTCCAGCTCACCACGGCCCTCAGCCTCTTTGCGAGCTGCCACCTCCACACAGCTGCTCTCCACCTCACCACAGCCGCCCTCCACCTCACCACAACCTTCAGCCTCTTTGCGAGCAGctgccacctccacctcctcgcGACTATCCTCAGTGCCTGTATCCTCCCTGCGCTCATTGCTGATAGGGAAAGGCAAGTCTCAGCACAGCATTGAGAAGTCTGTGAAGAGGTTGTTTGCACCCCAAAAGATTCAGCCAT CTGTTCCTGCTCTGTGTCCTGCTGGATCCACCACGGCACCTTTGCTGGAAACAGTGAAATCGGAACCCACCGACAGTGAGCTTTTGCTGGCCGCTGAACAGATTCAGTCAGAAATAGCGC ATACCAGAATTTGCCTGCCCGCTGGTTGGATCCCTGCCCTGCCAGAGATTGACCAGCGCTGGATTGCAAAGACCCTGTTCCGGTGGTCACGTTTTAATCAGCCAGAGCTGGACCCTGCAAAGCTGGACAGAATGTGGTGGTATCCACCTCTGCGGTCACTGACCTCTAGTGCCATACCAGCATTGGAGCAGTTCTTTGGGCACCCCCTGTTCCTGTGGATGCCCAGGAAGCTTTGGCGAGTGCGTCTGCTCTGTCCACATCCAGACTGTGGCAAGTCGGAGCTTACATCTGCTGGACTGCACCAGAAAGTCAGGCAGGTGGTTGGTGTCAGTAGCTCTTACTACTTGGCATCTGAGTAG
- the LOC119475744 gene encoding uncharacterized protein LOC119475744 isoform X2, with amino-acid sequence MEPKFRRRGDGHASLFDTEEAKRVKGENRPWVRALSPERVKESAKMAVLRRGGDPENMQHVLGQHQMQFGIFRGQTFHWVAENALGYAGYVVASMSEESGSSDSHNNLANKRAFQGYISHYPAGRYAIQVKREVRSARGQSQPATAAAATSTQPPSSSPRPSASLRAATSTQLLSTSPQPPSTSPQPSASLRAAATSTSSRLSSVPVSSLRSLLIGKGKSQHSIEKSVKRLFAPQKIQPSVPALCPAGSTTAPLLETVKSEPTDSELLLAAEQIQSEIAHTRICLPAGWIPALPEIDQRWIAKTLFRWSRFNQPELDPAKLDRMWWYPPLRSLTSSAIPALEQFFGHPLFLWMPRKLWRVRLLCPHPDCGKSELTSAGLHQKVRQVVGVSSSYYLASE; translated from the exons ATGGAGCCTAAATTTAGGAGGAGGGGGGATGGCCACGCTAGCCTCTTTGACACAGAGGAAGCAAAAAGAGTTAAGGGGGAGAACAGGCCATGGGTGCGGGCTCTGTCGCCTGAGAGGGTGAAAGAGTCTGCAAAGATGGCTGTTCTGCGTCGCGGTGGAGACCCGGAGAATATGCAGCATGTCCTGGGCCAACATCAGATGCAGTTTGGGATTTTCAGGGGCCAAACTTTTCACTGGGTGGCAGAAAATGCGTTGGGGTATGCAGGTTATGTGGTGGCATCAATGTCAGAGGAGTCAGGAAGCTCTGATTCACACAACAACCTCGCCAACAAAAGAGCCTTCCAGGGGTACATCTCACATTATCCTGCAGGCCGTTATGCCATCCAGGTCAAGCGGGAGGTGAGATCCGCTAGAGGCCAGAGCCAAcctgccactgctgctgctgccacctccACACAGCCGCCCTCCAGCTCACCACGGCCCTCAGCCTCTTTGCGAGCTGCCACCTCCACACAGCTGCTCTCCACCTCACCACAGCCGCCCTCCACCTCACCACAACCTTCAGCCTCTTTGCGAGCAGctgccacctccacctcctcgcGACTATCCTCAGTGCCTGTATCCTCCCTGCGCTCATTGCTGATAGGGAAAGGCAAGTCTCAGCACAGCATTGAGAAGTCTGTGAAGAGGTTGTTTGCACCCCAAAAGATTCAGCCAT CTGTTCCTGCTCTGTGTCCTGCTGGATCCACCACGGCACCTTTGCTGGAAACAGTGAAATCGGAACCCACCGACAGTGAGCTTTTGCTGGCCGCTGAACAGATTCAGTCAGAAATAGCGC ATACCAGAATTTGCCTGCCCGCTGGTTGGATCCCTGCCCTGCCAGAGATTGACCAGCGCTGGATTGCAAAGACCCTGTTCCGGTGGTCACGTTTTAATCAGCCAGAGCTGGACCCTGCAAAGCTGGACAGAATGTGGTGGTATCCACCTCTGCGGTCACTGACCTCTAGTGCCATACCAGCATTGGAGCAGTTCTTTGGGCACCCCCTGTTCCTGTGGATGCCCAGGAAGCTTTGGCGAGTGCGTCTGCTCTGTCCACATCCAGACTGTGGCAAGTCGGAGCTTACATCTGCTGGACTGCACCAGAAAGTCAGGCAGGTGGTTGGTGTCAGTAGCTCTTACTACTTGGCATCTGAGTAG
- the LOC119475745 gene encoding uncharacterized protein LOC119475745, translated as MSMLTASEGWGLMKMAEGLVRRYKDAGVPPPEILYVDRDCCGNSHLHKIFGAWPDMNIKLDVWHFMRRFATGCTTDSHALYTSFMAQLTRCIFVWDDSDLQRLRAAKRAELEASRMRPTEADVTLHITKAEMQLHCKRTIRETSEMEVMLRQLIEAYDGKRGCNTLGVPLINSARMAEIWKAQRKHIPCLQDPPGFQLYTQTGTLKKGGHVLPTYRCARGSTSLESFHLHMNRFIPGTLASDTFFQAYLVDGLARWNEDRTMTAEGRVGPHSYSGLLRHAANQLSEEVLGRKLVEYNPPRKYTGMHVLNNYCMHVVNYNRF; from the exons ATGTCTATGCTCACAGCAAGTGAGGGCTGGGGATTGATGAAGATGGCAGAGGGTCTTGTGAGGCGCTACAAGGATGCTGGAGTGCCACCCCCAGAGATCCTGTATGTAGACCGTGACTGCTGTGGGAACTCACACCTACATAAGATTTTTGGGGCATGGCCGGACATGAACATAAAGTTGGACGTCTGGCACTTTATGAGGAGGTTTGCCACCGGATGCACAACTGACTCACATGCACTCTACACCAGCTTCATGGCCCAACTCACCCGCTGCATCTTTGTGTGGGATGACAGTGACCTGCAGCGACTCAGGGCAGCCAAGCGGGCGGAGCTAGAGGCAAGCCGCATGCGTCCCACAGAAGCGGATGTGACACTCCACATCACAAAGGCAGAGATGCAGCTTCACTGCAAGAGGACCATCCGGGAAACCAGTGAGATGGAAGTGATGCTCAGGCAGTTGATCGAGGCATATGATGGAAAGAGGGGCTGCAACACACTTGGCGTGCCTCTGATCAACTCTGCAAGGATGGCGGAAATCTGGAAGGCCCAGCGCAAGCACATCCCCTGCCTCCAGGACCCTCCAGGTTTCCAGCTGTATACGCAGACTGGGACACTGAAGAAGGGCGGTCATGTGCTCCCAACATACCGGTGTGCCAGAGGCTCCACTTCACTGGAGAGTTTCCATTTGCACATGAACCGCTTCATCCCAG GAACCCTGGCAAGTGACACCTTTTTCCAGGCGTATCTGGTTGATGGTCTTGCCAGGTGGAATGAAGACAGGACCATGACAGCAGAGGGGAGAGTAGGGCCACACTCCTACAGTGGCCTTCTTAGGCATGCTGCCAACCAGCTGTCAGAGGAGGTGCTAGGGAGAAAACTGGTGGAGTACAACCCCCCACGGAAATACACTGGTATGCATGTACTAAATAATTATTGTATGCATGTGGTAAATTACAATAGATTTTAG